The Halostagnicola kamekurae sequence TCGGGATTCGACATACGCCGACAACGAACGACGAACTAATCAACGTTCCCATCAGTTGCGGTATTAAATTAGCGGTGCTCGAGAACCGCTCGAATGCTACTTGAACGCTGTTCTTAGGATACTTGAGGAACACTCGAGAATTGCTTGAGAAACAGTTGAGAAACACTCAAGCAAACAGTTGCATTCAGCAACCAAGTGTTTATGTCGCGCGGGGCTGTAGTGGCCACTATGTACCCGCAAACGTCCCAGCCAAACGGCGGCGGTGGCGGCGAGAACGTGGGACCTGCGATGGAGTTCAACGCGTGGCGGGCGCTCCAGAAAGCCACGGACAAGACTCGCGCGAATCTCATCGCCGACGTCATCGGCCACCCGAAGGGCGCGCCCAGCGTCGACGAACTCGATTACATGAATCCGAGCCTCGAGAAAGACGCCATCCGAAACCACCTCAAGACCCTCCGGAGCGTCGGCGTGCTCGAGGAACTCGAGATCCCGCCGGGCGAACGAACGCGCGGGTTCCCCTACAAGTTCTATCGGCTGACCGACGACGCGCGCGCGCTGTTCGATCGAAACGACCTGTTCCCGCGCGAGCCGTGGCGACGGCAGTACGAACGCGTCGAAAAGACCGGCGAAATCGAGGAACTCGAGGCGATGCCGCGGCCGAACTCGGAGTGAGTGGAGACGAATAGGCGGTTCGCTCGAGGGCAGGCTACAATCGGATTCCGCGAGGACTCAAACGCTGCAACCGACTCGAGAGTATAGAGGGCGTCATAGAACGGTTTGTACACCTTCTCTGCGACTCTCCGACGAACGATAAGAACAGAAACGTTCCACAGCAATCTCTGCGCTGTGGAAACCTGTATCCGACCCTAATCGGCTTGTTAGTACCCCAACTGGTCGCGAACAAGCACGACGGTCGTGCGGCCCTCTTCGAGTTCTTGGCGGTAGATGAGCTGCTTTGCGATGGCTGACTCGACGCCGTAGGCCTCTTTCGCTCGTTCGTTCTCGAGGGGATAGGCCACGGACTCGAGGCGATCGAGTGCGTCCTCGAGCGTCGGAACGATCTTGTTCACGCCGCTGACGATGACGACATTGCTCGCGGCGAAGGGGTACGCGCCGATCCGGCTACCGGAACGGTCGGCCGCAACGAGTTCGCCGGTCTGGGAGACCGCGTTAATCCCGCCGAGGAAGTAATCCGCAGTCTGTGACTCACGACGAGCGGCTTGGCGCTTCGCGTCGTCGTTGATACTCCAGATTTCGTCCGGCAAACTCTCCCACTCGTGGTCACCCTCGGAGAGATACTCGTCGAAGCCGATCTCCTCGAGCGTCGTGGAGTGGCCGTTCATCACCGATGCGTCGGCGGGGATTCGCGATTGGAGCACTTCGAGAGCGTCCTCGGCCGATTCCGTGACGACGACGTCGAAGCCGTTACTCTCGAGGTTCTTGACGGTCTCCTCGATGGCCTCGTCGGTCGGTAGTTCGTCGAGTGTGGTGTCGATTTCGGTCTCAGCTACGAAATCTGATTTTTCCTGTGACATATTGAGCGATCCGTATCCTTGTATGGGGCTGTTGGCATCTTAAGCGCTCGCGGATACCGGTGTTAGGTGGTTACTCCAATGTAACTTCGAACGATATGGGAGTCTGCGATCAATAAGCACGTGTAGCGAACGGATAGTTCAGTGCGAATGGGGGGAAATAAACGCTAGAAGGATCGTTCTATGACATCTCAGTATATATGACACCGCAGTATATTCAACAGCCCTGAAAGCCCCCTTTCGATCCCACCCGCCGCAGCCTCATCCTCCCCAACCGCGGCGGTTCACTCCGTTCGCGGATCGCTCCGCTCGCCGCTCACTGGTCGAGGGCTTCACTTCGTTCAGCCCTCACCGTTCACCGCCGCCCTCGCACGGCTTCGGCGGGCCGCGAGCGGCTCGCCAGCGCGCACCATTACATTATGAGGTGGTACTCGAGACGCGGTTCGGCTGTCACTCGAGTCGCGCCCGCAGATCCGCGATCGCGTCGCTGTAGGCCTCGTGGGCTCGCTCGAAGTTCGCCGGCTCTTGGACCATGCCGAAGAAGCCGTGGATCATGTCGTCGTAGTTGTGGTAGGTGACGGGAACGCCCGCGGCCTCGAGCCGGTCGGCGTAGGCCGCCCCGTCGTCCCGGAGCGGGTCGAAGCCGGCGGTGAGGATCGTCGCGGGCGGGAGCCCGGAGAGGTCGGCCGCGCGTCGGGGTGTTGCGTAGACGTTCCCCCGCTGAACGTCGTCCGCGAGGTAGTGGTCCTCGAACCAGGCCATCTCCTCGGCGGTCAGGAAGTAGCCCTCGCCGTTTTCCTCGTAGGACTCGGTTTCGGTTGCGTCGCCCGTCACGGGGTAGATCAGCAGCTGTGCCGCGATATCGGGACCGTCTCTGTCTCGAGCGAGCAGCGCGGTCGCCGCGGCGAGATTACCCCCGGCGCTGTCGCCCGCGAGGGCGATCCGGTCGCTGTCGGCCGCGATGCCGCCTCCCGCCTCGGCGGTGTCGCGGTCGCAGGTGGCGGCTTCGGCCCACTCGAGGGCGGCGTAACAGTCTCGCAGCCCGGCGGGGAACGGGTGTTCCGGCGCGAGCCGATAGTCGACGCTGGCGACCGGATAGCCCGACTCGTCGGCGAGCTTTCGACAGCTTCCGTCGTGGGTGTCGACGCTGCCGATGACCCAACCGCCGCCGTGGAAGTACAGAATCAGCGGTCGATCGGGATCGGGATCTTGGCTCGGCTCGTAGAGCCGGATCGGGACCTCGCCGTCCGGGGCGTCGATACTGCGGTCCTCGACCGCGGGAAGCTCGACGGCCGGGTCGCCGCCCCCGAGCATCGTCGTGAATTGCTCTCGAGCCATTTCGGGTGTGATCTCGCTGAAATCCGGTGTGTCGAGCGATTCGTAGACCTCGAGAAACGCCCGCACGTCGGGGTGTGGTTCCTCGGCTCGAGACGCTGCGCGTGAGTCGCCGTCGCGAGAAGGTGTCATGAGACTGTATACTTCGAACCGGGCCAAAAAGCTACGGTCGACGGAAATCCGGTCGACGAGTCAAATCGCACCGCCGTCGTCGCCACCGCGGTCGGTCGCGTTTCACACCGCTTATTTCGCCTCGGGTCACTGCTACGAGCATGACCAACCAGGACCTCATCGAGGCGCTACGGGCGGCCGATGCAGTTCGGTTCGGCGAGTTCGAACTCTCCCACGGCGGGACCAGCGAGTACTACGTCGACAAGTACCTCTTCGAGACCGATCCCGACTGTCTCGAGGCCATCTCCGAGGCATTCGCCGACCGACTCGGGGCCGACGACAAACTCGGCGGCGTCGCGCTCGGCGGCGTTCCGCTGGCCGCCGCGACGAGCGTCGCCGCGGGCGTTCCATACGTCATCGCGCGAAAGCAGCGCAAGGACTACGGCACCGCGAACCTCGTCGAGGGCCGACTCGATGACGGCGAGGAAGTCGTCGTCGTCGAGGACATCGTCACGACGGGAACGAGCCTCGTCGACGCCGTCGAGGCGCTCCGGGACGCGGGCGCGGCGGTCGAGCGGGCGCTCGTCGTCGTCGACCGGGAGGAAGGCGGCCGGGAGACCGTCGAGGACGCCGGCGTCGAGATGGAGTCGCTCGTGACCGCGAGCGAGTTGTTGGCCAATAAAAATCAGTAACAACCCTTCGACGACGCAGCCGTATCGTTTATTACAGGCGGTTTCCTGACACTACTCGTGAAATTCGTCGCCGCAGAGTACGATGAGACAGGACGTGGAGTGGAGGCGGAGCTAACCGTGTGGGATCGTCTCAAGCGGTGTTTTACGGCCGACGATATCGGTGTCTGCTATTATCGATTTCCAATTGTCGACCAGCAGAACAATGATCTCGATCGGGAGGCTGATTTCGTCGTTCTTCATCGTAAGTATGGCCTCGTTGTGATCGAGTGTAAGGGATACAAGATCGATCACATCCGCTCAATCGAGGGCGCAAAATGGACACTTTCTGGAATCAGTCAGGATACAGCTGCTCCGTACTCACAGGCACGAGATCACGGGTTCCGACTACGTTCTCCGATGATGCGAGAACGATCACTGGTCGACGAGCGGGGAAACTGTGACATCGTAATGACACCGATAGTCGCACTTCCAAACGTGACTCGAGCGGAGTGGAAGCGACGCGGGTTTGACACTCTTCCATCAACGCCCCGTGTGATCTTGCAGGACGATCTCTCGAAGGTCGCACTTCGAGATGTGTTCGAATCACTTCCGGGCGACGATGTTCTTACTCGATCACAGTACGAAGACGCACGGGCTGTTCTCGGCGGCGGCCAGGCAATCAGTGGCGAACGGGGTCCAGTGTTGGCAGACAGGGATACGAAGGCAGGACTCTACGAAACCGTCGAAAAGGGATTGAAACGATTCGACGACCGACAGGAAGAGATCGGAGTTCAGATCCCCGATGGTCCCCAGCAGATTCGCGGCATTGCGGGTTCGGGTAAAACTGCACTGCTAGCACGAAAGGCGGCCGCAATGCATGTGAAACACCCCAACTGGAAAATAGCGGTGACGTTCAATACCCGCAGTCTTTATCAGACGATTCGGGATTCGATACGGAACTTCTACGCTGATTTTGGCGGTAAGGAACCCGACTGGGACCGTCTCGAAGTCCTTCATGGGTGGGGAGGGAAGCGTGAACACGGCATGTACTACAAAATCGCGCAGGATGCCGG is a genomic window containing:
- the pyrE gene encoding orotate phosphoribosyltransferase — encoded protein: MTNQDLIEALRAADAVRFGEFELSHGGTSEYYVDKYLFETDPDCLEAISEAFADRLGADDKLGGVALGGVPLAAATSVAAGVPYVIARKQRKDYGTANLVEGRLDDGEEVVVVEDIVTTGTSLVDAVEALRDAGAAVERALVVVDREEGGRETVEDAGVEMESLVTASELLANKNQ
- a CDS encoding transcriptional regulator yields the protein MYPQTSQPNGGGGGENVGPAMEFNAWRALQKATDKTRANLIADVIGHPKGAPSVDELDYMNPSLEKDAIRNHLKTLRSVGVLEELEIPPGERTRGFPYKFYRLTDDARALFDRNDLFPREPWRRQYERVEKTGEIEELEAMPRPNSE
- a CDS encoding alpha/beta hydrolase is translated as MTPSRDGDSRAASRAEEPHPDVRAFLEVYESLDTPDFSEITPEMAREQFTTMLGGGDPAVELPAVEDRSIDAPDGEVPIRLYEPSQDPDPDRPLILYFHGGGWVIGSVDTHDGSCRKLADESGYPVASVDYRLAPEHPFPAGLRDCYAALEWAEAATCDRDTAEAGGGIAADSDRIALAGDSAGGNLAAATALLARDRDGPDIAAQLLIYPVTGDATETESYEENGEGYFLTAEEMAWFEDHYLADDVQRGNVYATPRRAADLSGLPPATILTAGFDPLRDDGAAYADRLEAAGVPVTYHNYDDMIHGFFGMVQEPANFERAHEAYSDAIADLRARLE
- a CDS encoding lactate utilization protein, translated to MSQEKSDFVAETEIDTTLDELPTDEAIEETVKNLESNGFDVVVTESAEDALEVLQSRIPADASVMNGHSTTLEEIGFDEYLSEGDHEWESLPDEIWSINDDAKRQAARRESQTADYFLGGINAVSQTGELVAADRSGSRIGAYPFAASNVVIVSGVNKIVPTLEDALDRLESVAYPLENERAKEAYGVESAIAKQLIYRQELEEGRTTVVLVRDQLGY